The DNA region GCTAGGGTGAGGCCAGCAGGTACCCAGGGCTCAAAATTTAAGGAGGTATGCAATCTCAAGGGCCAACCTGCACCGACAGGAGCCTGAGAATAAGtccctccttaaattttgcaccctaATATGCCTGGGAGGGAGGTATCCATATTTATCCCTCTTTTCTGCAGGAAACACTAAAGAAGCACAGAATTGCCCAGGCACATGGCTGGAGAGTAGGAGCCAGGCCTCCAAATCCCTCCTGCAACCAAGTACCTGATTGCTCTCTGCGGGGTCATTCTTCTTGGCCTCGCCTTGCTGGCGGTCCTCATGATGGGCTGGGGACGTGGGGTCTGGGGCTGGTTGGGTGCCCACAGGCCCCCTGGTGAGAGATGGCAACTGGTCACTGGCCCCGGGAAGGTCCTCGCCTGTCACCAAAAAGCTGCAGCCACTCTGAGAGTCATCAGCCTCCTCCTCCCTTGAGTCCAGGTCCTGCAAATAATCATCGGGGTCTTCGAGATCCGCGTCTTCATTTCTCAAGTCCTCCGCGCCTTCGGTGTAAGCTTCCAGAACTGCTGCCAGGGGCACCTCGTAGTGCGGGTAGTAGAAGAGTTTGTGGGGGATGACGGAGACCTTTGAGACGGGCGGGGAGGGCTTGAAGTCCAGGCCTTCCTCGCTGTGACTCCTGAGGGTCTCCAGGCTGACACTGCTGCTTGGAGGGTTGGAAGGCAGCTCTCCCTCATCCTCCAGGAACCGTTCTTCTTCCCCCTCTTCCTCGCCACCACGGCGCGTGGACTTGCGCTTCGCCTTTTCATGCACCTCCGGTTTCCTATCCACGGGCGCCTCTTCTGGGGCCAGAGAAGAGCCTGGCACGTCTTGCCCGGGGTCCTTGTGAGGTTCGTGTTCGTCAGATGGCAGCTGGGGTGCGAACGGCTCTTTGTTTTTATGAGCAGATTTAGCTCTCCTTTTGCCCAGTTTTTCAACGTGGTCCTCTGAGGCGTCACTCTCGGTGGCCTCATTTTCAGGAAGTGAAGGAGTCTCATCGAAAGCATGGCTGGTAGAGGCGAAATCGACTAGGTCTCTACTAAATTTAGAGGCTTTTAATGGTATGCTTTCAAAAGAGTCTTCCTTCTCCACAGCTTCTACACTCAGCAGCTGAACCTTGATCTCCAAGGAATCAGCCACAATGGTGCTTTCTCCAGCAGATGCAACAGAATGGCTTTCTCCCATGTGGTCAGCTGTATTGTCCGGTGCCCCGTTCCAGGCAGGAGTGCCCTGGGAAGACTGAGAGCCACTGAGCTCGCCCTCCGCCAGAGACACATCATCTGGGGCCTTGTTGGAGGCTGCTTCCAGGGTCTTTAGGGCGTcctgttttggtttctttcccTCATCAGCCTCGTTGGCCATGGTGTGTCCATCCTGCTTCAAAGAGTCCTTTGCCCCTCTTAGGCTCTCTTCAAAGCCCACACCTTGACTGTAGAAAGGGTCTCTACTACACGAAGCGTCCTtgtaaatgtctgccttgaagTGGACGGTCTTCTTGGTTGGCAAGGAGCTGGCCCTGCGACTGTCCTTTCTGGATGATAAAATGGAAGTCTCCGGCGATGGCTCACTGACATCACTGGCTTTGTAGGGAACACCCTGCTCAGTGGTCCAGTGCATCAGGTTGCAGGGGCTGTCTGGCAGTGCACCACTGGAAGCACCACCCAGGCAGGGCTGCAGCTGGAGCCCCTTCACACTCTCAGGCTTGTCACACACAAAGACTTTGGCGGGTGGCGGGTGGCTGGTTTCATGGTTGACGGTATAGGCACGCTCCCCATTTTCAGTCAGAAGGAAGACTTTGCTCTCCTGTTCAGGAGGGGTTTCTTTGATGCGGACAAACGTTGATTCGATAGGGATTTCTTTATCCGAATCCACAAAATCTTCCTGCAAAGAAACATGGGACGACATGAAATATGAGTGTTTAagcctggccagtgtacctcttcaacaaacacacaaaaagccACCTCAAGATGAATGCAAAGTGTTCCAATTATgatataccaaacccaaacccactgctgttgagtcgattccaactcatagcaaccctacaggtgaagaactgccccacagggttccaaggagcagccgatggattcgaactgctgacttttggttagcagccgagctcttagccaccgtGCAAAAGATTATTCCTGATGAAATATGAGAAcaccagataaaaaaaaaaacaaaacaattttttgaAGCAATGAACCAAACTCCAGTGAAGGACGATCCCTTTCTAGACGAGCAGAGACTGGCAGCTGTGCATTCCTGTGGACCGTTGCCTAGTCTGGGAAAGGACTAGAAGAGCTAACCCAGAAGGGATGAGGAGTAAGAAACGGCAAGTGGAGGAAATCATGCTGGTTCTTCGAACACAGGTGTCTCACTGCAGAACAATCTCTTCACATCCCCAagggaacaaaaaaaaaccaaaaccaaacctgttgctgtcgagtcgactgtgactcatagtgaacttataggtcagagtagaactgccccatagagtttccaaggagcacctggtggatttgaactgccaaccttttggttagcagccatagcatgtaaccactatgccaccagggtttccccccaaGGGAATACACACCAGAAATCCCAGCTTATCCAGACACCCAATGAGTTTAGCTCATTGCAACAAATATTTCTGAACCCTGGCCAGGACACTGGGCTAGGTATTTTTGAAGCTCTTCTTCCTCCCAGTATAGACTTCCCAGGACTTGAAAATTTTAGAAGGGATCTAAAAGGCTTTGATATCActaataataatggctttaatAGAAGTGTTAAGTGTTTCGACAgtgtatgaaaaaaagaaaattaccctcTCTCTCTCAACCATCACCTCCCCTTCCAAATCAACATTTGTTGACATCCAAGGCTAAACTTTTAGGTTTGGGTAAGGATCGTTCACATGTccgtcagtttgttatactgcgggggcttgtgtgttgctggaagctatgccaaaccaaaaaccaaacccactgccatcaagtcgattccgactcatagtgactgtatgctacagagtagacctgccccaaagagtttctaaggagcgcctggtggattcaaactgccgacctcttggttagcagctgtaggtagcacttaaccactacaccaccagggtttccggaagctatgccactggtattcaaataccagcagggtcaccca from Elephas maximus indicus isolate mEleMax1 chromosome 10, mEleMax1 primary haplotype, whole genome shotgun sequence includes:
- the CLMN gene encoding calmin isoform X3; the protein is MAAHEWDWFQREGFIGQLSDIRVQNLQVERENVQKRTFTRWINLHLEKCNPPLEVKDLFIDIQDGRILMALLEVLSGQNLLHEYKSSSHRIFRLNNIAKALKFLEDSNVKLVSIDAAEIADGNPSLVLGLVWNIILFFQIKELTGNLSRNSPSSSLSPSSGGTDSDSSFPPTPTAERSAALSLKDQRKAIKTLLAWVQRKTRKYGVAVQDFAGSWRSGLAFLAVIKAIDPSLVDMKQALEDSTRENLEKAFSIAHDALHIPRLLEPEDIMVDMPDEQSIVTYVAQFLEHFPELEAEDFVDSDKEIPIESTFVRIKETPPEQESKVFLLTENGERAYTVNHETSHPPPAKVFVCDKPESVKGLQLQPCLGGASSGALPDSPCNLMHWTTEQGVPYKASDVSEPSPETSILSSRKDSRRASSLPTKKTVHFKADIYKDASCSRDPFYSQGVGFEESLRGAKDSLKQDGHTMANEADEGKKPKQDALKTLEAASNKAPDDVSLAEGELSGSQSSQGTPAWNGAPDNTADHMGESHSVASAGESTIVADSLEIKVQLLSVEAVEKEDSFESIPLKASKFSRDLVDFASTSHAFDETPSLPENEATESDASEDHVEKLGKRRAKSAHKNKEPFAPQLPSDEHEPHKDPGQDVPGSSLAPEEAPVDRKPEVHEKAKRKSTRRGGEEEGEEERFLEDEGELPSNPPSSSVSLETLRSHSEEGLDFKPSPPVSKVSVIPHKLFYYPHYEVPLAAVLEAYTEGAEDLRNEDADLEDPDDYLQDLDSREEEADDSQSGCSFLVTGEDLPGASDQLPSLTRGPVGTQPAPDPTSPAHHEDRQQGEAKKNDPAESNQSQKSPNSEDSASPVQEKVTEEPVSSKKKEKRKHVDHVESSIFIAPGTVRSSDDLEEDAPDHKILSRTSHSDSSIYIRRHTNRSLESDHFSYVQLRNAADVDDRRNRMLTRYNTQKLTELILQFYGIRADMKRECKHARKSMKVFLTAEELDGLLRCS
- the CLMN gene encoding calmin isoform X1, yielding MAAHEWDWFQREGFIGQLSDIRVQNLQVERENVQKRTFTRWINLHLEKCNPPLEVKDLFIDIQDGRILMALLEVLSGQNLLHEYKSSSHRIFRLNNIAKALKFLEDSNVKLVSIDAAEIADGNPSLVLGLVWNIILFFQIKELTGNLSRNSPSSSLSPSSGGTDSDSSFPPTPTAERSAALSLKDQRKAIKTLLAWVQRKTRKYGVAVQDFAGSWRSGLAFLAVIKAIDPSLVDMKQALEDSTRENLEKAFSIAHDALHIPRLLEPEDIMVDMPDEQSIVTYVAQFLEHFPELEAEDFVDSDKEIPIESTFVRIKETPPEQESKVFLLTENGERAYTVNHETSHPPPAKVFVCDKPESVKGLQLQPCLGGASSGALPDSPCNLMHWTTEQGVPYKASDVSEPSPETSILSSRKDSRRASSLPTKKTVHFKADIYKDASCSRDPFYSQGVGFEESLRGAKDSLKQDGHTMANEADEGKKPKQDALKTLEAASNKAPDDVSLAEGELSGSQSSQGTPAWNGAPDNTADHMGESHSVASAGESTIVADSLEIKVQLLSVEAVEKEDSFESIPLKASKFSRDLVDFASTSHAFDETPSLPENEATESDASEDHVEKLGKRRAKSAHKNKEPFAPQLPSDEHEPHKDPGQDVPGSSLAPEEAPVDRKPEVHEKAKRKSTRRGGEEEGEEERFLEDEGELPSNPPSSSVSLETLRSHSEEGLDFKPSPPVSKVSVIPHKLFYYPHYEVPLAAVLEAYTEGAEDLRNEDADLEDPDDYLQDLDSREEEADDSQSGCSFLVTGEDLPGASDQLPSLTRGPVGTQPAPDPTSPAHHEDRQQGEAKKNDPAESNQSQKSPNSEDSASPVQEKVTEEPVSSKKKEKRKHVDHVESSIFIAPGTVRSSDDLEEDAPDHKILSRTSHSDSSIYIRRHTNRSLESDHFSYVQLRNAADVDDRRNRMLTRYNTQKLTELILQFYGIRADMKRECKHARKSMKANNSGEAVLPGSHSPLSDSLTQLVHQPDMMYFILFLWLLVYCLLLFPQLDVNRL
- the CLMN gene encoding calmin isoform X2; translation: MAAHEWDWFQREGFIGQLSDIRVQNLQVERENVQKRTFTRWINLHLEKCNPPLEVKDLFIDIQDGRILMALLEVLSGQNLLHEYKSSSHRIFRLNNIAKALKFLEDSNVKLVSIDAAEIADGNPSLVLGLVWNIILFFQIKELTGNLSRNSPSSSLSPSSGGTDSDSSFPPTPTAERSAALSLKDQRKAIKTLLAWVQRKTRKYGVAVQDFAGSWRSGLAFLAVIKAIDPSLVDMKQALEDSTRENLEKAFSIAHDALHIPRLLEPEDIMVDMPDEQSIVTYVAQFLEHFPELEAEDFVDSDKEIPIESTFVRIKETPPEQESKVFLLTENGERAYTVNHETSHPPPAKVFVCDKPESVKGLQLQPCLGGASSGALPDSPCNLMHWTTEQGVPYKASDVSEPSPETSILSSRKDSRRASSLPTKKTVHFKADIYKDASCSRDPFYSQGVGFEESLRGAKDSLKQDGHTMANEADEGKKPKQDALKTLEAASNKAPDDVSLAEGELSGSQSSQGTPAWNGAPDNTADHMGESHSVASAGESTIVADSLEIKVQLLSVEAVEKEDSFESIPLKASKFSRDLVDFASTSHAFDETPSLPENEATESDASEDHVEKLGKRRAKSAHKNKEPFAPQLPSDEHEPHKDPGQDVPGSSLAPEEAPVDRKPEVHEKAKRKSTRRGGEEEGEEERFLEDEGELPSNPPSSSVSLETLRSHSEEGLDFKPSPPVSKVSVIPHKLFYYPHYEVPLAAVLEAYTEGAEDLRNEDADLEDPDDYLQDLDSREEEADDSQSGCSFLVTGEDLPGASDQLPSLTRGPVGTQPAPDPTSPAHHEDRQQGEAKKNDPAESNQSQKSPNSEDSASPVQEKVTEEPVSSKKKEKRKHVDHVESSIFIAPGTVRSSDDLEEDAPDHKILSRTSHSDSSIYIRRHTNRSLESDHFSYVQLRNAADVDDRRNRMLTRKANNSGEAVLPGSHSPLSDSLTQLVHQPDMMYFILFLWLLVYCLLLFPQLDVNRL